A region of Pyxidicoccus parkwaysis DNA encodes the following proteins:
- a CDS encoding ferrichrome ABC transporter substrate-binding protein, translated as MSRRSRLSLALLLSVLLHAALFFALSRVPSARPPARASSEAVELEIVHSSPKSASPAAPGVSVQPPDRAKPPQRQAERPESAKPETPSPQVAAAPPESSAPHQGKPPEAGTGAKPPAPPAEELESDAPLASSESPSKRPNLVPGNLLGEGLTGKPPSTGRTLRNTGEQPDPAVVARQQAEEARQKVDGWAKDSLAAARAESGAPSPYFAKLQKDFSRELVNPPPPDLKVLASRMKREQVDAIERFGKTGSPYAPKERDQRLEQRNRFQAAVEAGRAANMYMVDVTEPILALAAVVEVHQGRDGKVLDLQVIEGSGDPKFDAWAVSQLREALASADAPGDGGVGIHDDGMRSRWRLKEFLGNPRVQIHLIGVY; from the coding sequence GTGTCACGTCGTTCCCGGCTGAGTCTCGCACTGCTGCTCTCGGTGCTCCTGCACGCGGCGCTCTTCTTCGCGCTGTCGCGGGTCCCGTCTGCGCGGCCTCCAGCACGCGCATCGAGCGAGGCCGTCGAGCTGGAAATCGTGCACAGCTCTCCGAAGTCCGCGTCGCCGGCTGCCCCCGGTGTGAGCGTGCAGCCGCCTGACCGGGCGAAGCCTCCCCAGCGGCAGGCCGAGCGCCCCGAGTCCGCGAAGCCGGAGACCCCATCACCCCAGGTGGCGGCCGCGCCTCCGGAGTCCAGCGCTCCTCATCAGGGCAAGCCTCCGGAAGCAGGCACTGGTGCGAAGCCTCCTGCACCCCCTGCGGAGGAGCTGGAGTCGGATGCTCCGCTCGCCTCGTCCGAGTCCCCGTCGAAGCGGCCCAACCTCGTGCCGGGGAACCTGCTGGGCGAAGGCCTGACGGGAAAGCCACCGTCGACGGGACGGACGCTGCGCAACACGGGAGAGCAGCCCGACCCGGCGGTCGTGGCGCGGCAGCAGGCGGAGGAGGCCCGGCAGAAGGTGGATGGCTGGGCGAAGGACTCGCTGGCCGCGGCGCGCGCGGAGAGCGGGGCGCCCTCGCCGTACTTCGCGAAGCTGCAGAAGGACTTCTCCCGGGAGCTGGTCAACCCGCCGCCGCCGGACCTGAAGGTGCTCGCGTCGCGGATGAAGCGCGAGCAGGTGGACGCCATCGAGCGCTTCGGCAAGACGGGCAGCCCCTATGCGCCGAAGGAGCGCGACCAACGCCTGGAGCAGCGCAACCGCTTCCAGGCCGCCGTGGAGGCAGGACGCGCGGCGAACATGTACATGGTGGACGTCACCGAGCCCATCCTCGCGCTCGCCGCCGTCGTCGAGGTCCATCAGGGCCGGGATGGCAAGGTCCTGGACCTGCAAGTGATTGAAGGCTCCGGCGACCCGAAGTTCGACGCATGGGCGGTGTCGCAGCTGCGCGAGGCCCTCGCCAGCGCGGACGCTCCCGGCGACGGTGGTGTGGGCATCCACGACGACGGCATGCGGAGCCGGTGGCGACTGAAGGAGTTCCTCGGCAACCCGAGGGTGCAGATCCACCTGATTGGAGTCTATTGA
- a CDS encoding carboxypeptidase regulatory-like domain-containing protein translates to MRPILRVLLPCLVLVLVRCTPAAPAAVDAGAPDAGARHEVPGTLRVRVLGPDGAPLASSHVQLVSSSLDAPTVWLQTDDHGEAGHPIASSGHHRVFAFWLEKGRFQRYAWKDVELRPGTGDPRVELRFASASVPPISGQVKGLDGLPVEGATVEAFQHFTSVPLDDDLLRNTTGPRETATTTTDAEGRFTVQPLREGEYGLSVVHDKGLGDVTAHTGGPAADIVLIPRCVRSASGRVVDEQGAPIPRFQVDSRRVRDAKGRFTLQGGCFVHIEAPGFVPQRLPLLSLKALHVELPDVVLARARQLSGRVVGPDSKPAGGVALEASWDGDTTNPTGESEETSGRFSLGPVPVGREVTVLAKRADGSLRRRVAADETAPLVIELPADDSRLDVLVKDASGKALGGADVEARGAWGSVTLRTDATGHAAGKVPSGSYEVHVTHQLRGLPDQRRVAYRFAPVTVQVARGNDTPVEVRPMQGTGRLRVLLPEPSHYNSIFVIPGAHEVPANIRSLGARVEHPLVADAASDKRAQYSEGIIYYEAQNDFSDLVPGPYTVFATNPRDDGPGLLLFHQTVQVDGRGRQVVQVRFEGDSALRLY, encoded by the coding sequence ATGCGGCCCATCCTGCGTGTCCTGCTCCCGTGCCTCGTGCTCGTCCTGGTGCGCTGTACGCCCGCGGCTCCGGCCGCGGTCGACGCGGGGGCGCCTGATGCGGGGGCTCGCCACGAGGTGCCCGGGACGCTTCGGGTGCGCGTGCTCGGCCCCGATGGAGCGCCTCTCGCGAGCAGCCACGTGCAGCTCGTGTCCTCGTCACTGGACGCGCCCACTGTCTGGCTCCAGACGGACGACCACGGAGAGGCGGGCCATCCGATTGCCTCATCCGGGCACCATCGGGTGTTCGCATTCTGGCTGGAGAAGGGACGCTTCCAGCGCTACGCGTGGAAGGACGTCGAGCTGCGCCCCGGCACGGGCGACCCGCGCGTGGAGCTCCGCTTCGCGAGCGCCTCCGTGCCACCCATCTCGGGACAGGTGAAGGGGCTGGACGGGCTGCCCGTGGAAGGCGCCACCGTCGAGGCCTTCCAGCACTTCACCTCCGTGCCGCTGGACGACGACCTCCTCCGCAACACGACGGGCCCCCGGGAGACGGCGACCACGACGACGGACGCGGAAGGCCGCTTCACCGTGCAGCCCCTGCGTGAAGGCGAGTACGGGCTGAGCGTGGTGCACGACAAGGGACTGGGTGACGTCACCGCCCACACGGGAGGTCCCGCGGCGGACATCGTGCTCATCCCCCGGTGCGTGCGGAGCGCCTCCGGCCGTGTCGTCGATGAGCAGGGCGCGCCCATCCCCCGCTTCCAGGTGGACTCGCGGCGCGTGCGCGACGCGAAGGGGCGATTCACGCTTCAGGGCGGCTGCTTCGTCCACATCGAGGCCCCCGGCTTCGTGCCGCAGCGCCTTCCGCTGCTCAGCCTGAAGGCCCTGCACGTGGAGCTGCCGGATGTCGTGCTCGCTCGTGCTCGCCAGCTCTCGGGCCGCGTCGTCGGTCCGGACTCGAAGCCGGCGGGCGGAGTCGCGCTCGAGGCGTCCTGGGACGGAGACACGACGAATCCCACCGGGGAGAGCGAAGAGACTTCCGGCCGCTTCTCGCTCGGGCCGGTGCCTGTGGGTCGCGAAGTCACCGTGCTGGCGAAGCGGGCTGACGGGTCCCTGCGAAGGCGCGTGGCGGCCGATGAGACGGCGCCGCTCGTCATCGAGCTCCCCGCCGATGACTCACGCCTGGACGTGCTCGTGAAGGACGCGTCGGGAAAGGCGCTCGGGGGCGCGGACGTCGAGGCCCGGGGCGCTTGGGGCTCCGTCACCCTCCGCACGGACGCCACGGGCCATGCGGCGGGGAAGGTGCCCTCGGGGAGCTACGAGGTCCACGTGACACACCAGCTCCGGGGACTGCCCGACCAGCGGCGCGTCGCCTACCGCTTCGCTCCGGTGACGGTGCAGGTGGCTCGCGGCAATGACACCCCAGTTGAAGTCCGTCCCATGCAGGGCACCGGGCGCCTCCGCGTGCTGCTGCCCGAGCCCTCGCACTACAACTCCATCTTCGTGATTCCCGGCGCGCACGAGGTGCCCGCCAACATCCGGAGCCTGGGCGCGCGGGTGGAGCACCCGCTGGTCGCGGATGCGGCGTCGGACAAGCGGGCGCAATACTCGGAGGGCATCATCTATTACGAGGCGCAGAACGACTTCAGCGACCTCGTGCCCGGGCCCTACACGGTGTTTGCCACGAACCCTCGCGATGATGGCCCCGGCCTGCTCCTCTTCCACCAGACCGTCCAGGTGGATGGCCGGGGGCGGCAGGTCGTCCAGGTCCGCTTCGAGGGGGACTCGGCGCTCCGGCTGTACTGA
- a CDS encoding DUF4442 domain-containing protein — protein MLALDLVERLRQVSPAAANALMTVAVKNIIPLSAVMGFKVEEASDTRTRASVPLKRRTRNHVGGVYLGVQVTVMELTMGLWLFRRFPPGRYNALVDKVEVTFHAKAKGGVRAICEPPADVFTTLDNGLRQKNDKAREWVPVRLEDFEGKHVADARFLAVLKRY, from the coding sequence ATGCTCGCGCTCGACCTCGTGGAACGGCTGCGTCAGGTATCGCCGGCGGCGGCGAATGCCCTGATGACGGTGGCGGTGAAGAACATCATCCCGCTGTCGGCGGTGATGGGCTTCAAGGTGGAGGAGGCCTCGGACACGAGGACGCGCGCGTCGGTGCCGCTCAAGCGGCGCACGCGCAACCACGTGGGCGGCGTGTACCTGGGCGTGCAGGTGACGGTGATGGAATTGACGATGGGCCTGTGGCTCTTCCGCCGCTTCCCGCCGGGCCGCTACAACGCGCTCGTGGACAAGGTGGAGGTGACCTTCCACGCCAAGGCCAAGGGCGGCGTGCGCGCCATCTGCGAGCCGCCCGCCGACGTCTTCACCACGCTGGACAACGGCCTGCGCCAGAAGAACGACAAGGCCCGCGAGTGGGTGCCCGTGCGCCTGGAGGACTTCGAGGGCAAGCACGTCGCCGACGCGCGCTTCCTCGCGGTGCTCAAGCGCTACTGA
- a CDS encoding flavin monoamine oxidase family protein translates to MDASSADVVVVGAGVAGLTTARALSRTGFSVAVLEARERVGGRTLTQPLGGEPVDLGGQWVGPQQRHVLRLADELGLKRFPQHHHGTKVLDVRGELRTYRGQVPSLPLLSLLDLQRVIWKLDGLAKRVPRERPSAASHATEWDALTLEEWKQRHVPTWGARAALDIATRAVFAAEPSELSFLHFLFYVHSNHGLMPLTTIEGGAQAERFKDGAQALSLRMAAELGPSVHLSTPVRAVLQDADGVTVTTDGGRTWRARYAVVAVPPALAERIDFGATLPAERRRAHADIPMGSVIKVVAAYERPFWRDAGFSGEAVSDTGPVRLCFDDCSADGHHPALVGFFLGETARAWTGKPPEQRRRAALESFARFFGPRALKPIAVADLDWLAEPYSQGCYVGLPRPGTLTAIGEALRAPFGRVHWAGTETAVEGCGYLDGAVESGERAATELAARLSTPGPTTPLSGAA, encoded by the coding sequence ATGGACGCGAGCAGCGCGGATGTCGTCGTCGTGGGCGCGGGCGTGGCGGGGCTCACCACGGCTCGGGCCCTCTCGCGCACCGGCTTCTCCGTGGCGGTGCTCGAAGCCCGGGAGCGCGTTGGAGGGCGCACGCTCACCCAGCCGCTCGGCGGCGAGCCCGTCGACCTCGGCGGCCAGTGGGTGGGCCCGCAGCAGCGGCACGTGCTTCGGCTCGCGGACGAGCTGGGCCTCAAGCGCTTCCCGCAGCACCACCACGGCACCAAGGTGCTCGACGTGCGCGGCGAGCTGCGCACCTATCGCGGCCAGGTGCCTTCGCTCCCGCTGCTGTCGCTCCTCGACCTCCAGCGCGTCATCTGGAAGCTGGATGGCCTGGCGAAGCGCGTCCCCCGCGAGCGCCCGTCCGCCGCGTCCCATGCCACCGAGTGGGACGCGCTCACACTGGAGGAGTGGAAGCAGCGCCACGTGCCCACGTGGGGAGCGCGCGCCGCGTTGGACATCGCCACCCGCGCCGTCTTCGCAGCCGAGCCCTCCGAGCTGTCCTTCCTCCACTTCCTCTTCTACGTCCACTCCAACCACGGCCTCATGCCGCTCACCACCATCGAAGGCGGCGCCCAGGCCGAGCGCTTCAAGGACGGCGCGCAGGCGCTCAGCCTCCGCATGGCCGCGGAGCTGGGCCCGAGCGTCCACCTCTCCACGCCCGTGCGCGCCGTGCTCCAGGACGCGGACGGCGTCACCGTCACCACCGATGGCGGCCGCACCTGGCGCGCCCGCTACGCGGTGGTGGCCGTGCCGCCCGCGCTGGCCGAGCGCATCGACTTCGGCGCCACCCTCCCCGCCGAGCGCCGCCGGGCCCACGCGGACATCCCCATGGGCAGCGTCATCAAGGTGGTGGCCGCCTACGAGCGCCCCTTCTGGCGCGACGCCGGCTTCTCCGGCGAGGCAGTGAGCGACACCGGCCCGGTGCGCCTGTGCTTCGACGACTGCAGCGCGGACGGCCACCACCCCGCGCTGGTGGGCTTCTTCCTCGGAGAGACGGCGCGCGCGTGGACGGGCAAGCCACCCGAGCAGCGGCGCCGCGCCGCGCTGGAGTCCTTCGCGCGCTTCTTCGGCCCCCGGGCCCTGAAGCCCATCGCCGTCGCGGACCTGGACTGGCTCGCCGAGCCATACAGCCAGGGCTGCTACGTGGGCCTCCCCCGCCCCGGCACGCTCACCGCCATTGGCGAGGCCCTGCGCGCGCCCTTCGGCCGTGTCCACTGGGCGGGCACGGAGACGGCCGTCGAGGGCTGCGGCTACCTCGACGGCGCGGTGGAGTCCGGCGAGCGCGCGGCCACGGAGCTGGCCGCACGGCTGTCCACTCCCGGGCCCACCACCCCGCTCAGCGGGGCCGCATAG
- the dps gene encoding DNA starvation/stationary phase protection protein Dps — translation MNFPSHVNLPADAREELIDSLNTLLADSIDLHWQIKQAHWNIRGKHFYSRHELFDELAKHARKQADAFAERAGTLGGYAEGTIRLAAKNSELPEYDLAAVDGDSHLRVLVERFARYGASIRNGIHRSDELNDPVTADLLTQTLGEVELDLWFLESHLHGDVRAGVRRGADAGNKGEAGSRPPDA, via the coding sequence ATGAACTTTCCCAGTCACGTGAATCTCCCCGCGGACGCGCGTGAGGAGCTCATCGATTCGCTCAACACGCTGCTCGCCGATTCCATCGACCTGCACTGGCAAATCAAGCAGGCGCACTGGAACATCCGCGGCAAGCACTTCTACAGCCGCCATGAGCTCTTCGACGAGCTGGCCAAGCACGCGCGCAAGCAGGCCGACGCGTTCGCCGAGCGCGCCGGCACCCTGGGTGGCTACGCCGAGGGCACCATCCGCCTCGCCGCGAAGAACAGCGAGCTGCCCGAGTATGACCTGGCCGCCGTGGACGGCGACTCGCACCTGCGCGTGCTGGTGGAGCGCTTCGCGCGCTATGGAGCCAGCATCCGCAATGGCATCCACCGCTCCGACGAGCTGAATGACCCCGTCACCGCGGACCTGCTCACGCAGACGCTGGGCGAGGTGGAGCTGGACCTGTGGTTCCTGGAGAGCCACCTGCACGGCGACGTGCGGGCCGGCGTGCGGCGCGGCGCGGATGCCGGAAACAAGGGCGAGGCGGGCTCGCGGCCTCCCGACGCCTGA
- a CDS encoding SDR family oxidoreductase yields MDGKVCLITGASGGIGLEAAKALAGMGATVVLVGRDATRTEAAVSAVRAAAPQAKVEWLKADLASLQSVRELAATFKARYPRLDVLLNNAGLILDRREVTADGLEATLATNHFAPFLLTHLLLDVLKASAPSRIVNVSSDAHYAARLDFEDLQSERGYIGFRVYGTSKLANILFTRALAKRLKGTGVTVNALHPGTVRTGFGHNTKGFFRHIVKLGAPFMISAEKGARTSIYLASSPEVESVSGEYFYKCRPRKPSSVARNDDFAERLWQVSEQLTGVKA; encoded by the coding sequence ATGGACGGGAAGGTCTGCCTCATCACCGGAGCCTCCGGCGGCATCGGCCTGGAGGCGGCCAAGGCCCTCGCGGGCATGGGCGCCACGGTGGTGCTGGTGGGCCGTGACGCGACGCGCACCGAGGCCGCCGTCAGCGCCGTGCGCGCCGCCGCCCCCCAGGCGAAGGTGGAGTGGCTGAAGGCGGACCTCGCCTCGCTCCAGTCCGTGCGCGAGCTGGCCGCCACCTTCAAGGCGCGCTACCCGCGGCTGGACGTGCTGCTCAACAACGCGGGGCTCATCCTCGACCGGCGCGAGGTGACGGCGGACGGGCTGGAGGCCACCCTGGCCACCAACCACTTCGCGCCCTTCCTCCTGACGCACCTGCTGCTGGACGTGCTGAAGGCCAGCGCGCCCTCGCGCATCGTCAACGTCTCCTCCGACGCGCACTACGCCGCCCGGCTGGACTTCGAGGACCTGCAGAGCGAGCGCGGCTACATCGGCTTCCGCGTGTACGGCACCTCCAAGCTGGCCAACATCCTCTTCACCCGCGCGCTGGCGAAGCGGCTGAAGGGGACGGGGGTGACAGTCAACGCGCTGCACCCGGGCACGGTGCGCACGGGCTTCGGCCACAACACGAAGGGTTTCTTCCGCCACATCGTCAAGCTGGGCGCGCCGTTCATGATTTCGGCGGAGAAGGGGGCGAGGACGTCCATCTACCTGGCGTCCTCGCCTGAAGTGGAGTCGGTGTCCGGGGAGTACTTCTACAAGTGCCGTCCGAGGAAGCCGTCGTCCGTGGCCCGGAATGACGACTTCGCGGAGCGGCTCTGGCAGGTGAGCGAGCAGCTCACGGGAGTGAAGGCATGA
- a CDS encoding glutathione S-transferase family protein, with translation MIDLYTFATPNGRKVSIALEEMGLPYNVKVVDITKGDQFKPEFLAVNPNNKIPAIVDHASVDHRPLTVFESGAILLYLAEKTGKLLPSHPRAKAEVTQWLMFQMGGVGPMFGQLGYFTRFSKAYVPHAIERYRNESRRLLGVLDEQLGKGDYVAGTFSIADCALYPWLAGTREYNPQLFQGLRNVPQYLHRVGSRPAVQRGMKVPDLKR, from the coding sequence ATGATTGACCTGTACACGTTCGCGACGCCCAACGGGCGCAAGGTGTCCATCGCGCTGGAAGAGATGGGACTGCCGTACAACGTCAAGGTGGTGGACATCACCAAGGGCGACCAGTTCAAGCCCGAGTTCCTGGCCGTCAACCCCAACAACAAGATTCCGGCCATCGTCGACCATGCGTCGGTGGACCACCGGCCGCTGACCGTCTTCGAGTCGGGCGCAATCCTGCTCTACCTCGCGGAGAAGACGGGCAAGCTCCTGCCCTCGCACCCTCGCGCGAAGGCGGAAGTCACGCAGTGGTTGATGTTCCAGATGGGCGGCGTGGGCCCCATGTTCGGGCAGCTCGGCTACTTCACGCGCTTCAGCAAGGCGTACGTGCCGCACGCGATTGAGCGCTATCGCAACGAGTCGCGCCGCCTCCTCGGCGTGCTGGATGAGCAGCTCGGCAAGGGGGACTATGTCGCGGGCACGTTCTCCATCGCGGACTGTGCCCTCTACCCGTGGCTGGCGGGCACTCGCGAATACAACCCCCAGCTCTTCCAGGGGCTGCGCAACGTCCCGCAGTACCTGCACCGCGTGGGCAGCCGTCCCGCCGTGCAGCGCGGCATGAAGGTGCCGGACCTCAAGCGGTAG
- a CDS encoding inorganic diphosphatase, producing the protein MATDLSRLPLRGQHGAFHVVVESPRGSTVKLKYEPTLQAFSISRPLTRGLRYPFDWGFIPSSKGPDGDPLDAMVYWDDSTWPGVVLPCRALGVLQVDQKKRNGKPGERERNDRILAVPVSATRAEQLQTYQQLSKRERDELEHFFLAAVHFADKDARILGWEGPEGAERMLRQYALTEG; encoded by the coding sequence ATGGCGACGGACCTCTCCCGCCTGCCCCTGCGCGGGCAACATGGCGCCTTCCACGTGGTCGTCGAATCGCCTCGCGGCTCGACGGTGAAGCTGAAGTACGAACCGACGCTGCAGGCCTTCTCCATCTCCCGGCCCCTCACGCGCGGGCTGCGCTACCCCTTCGACTGGGGCTTCATTCCTTCCTCGAAGGGGCCGGACGGAGACCCGCTGGACGCCATGGTGTACTGGGACGACTCCACCTGGCCCGGCGTGGTGCTGCCGTGCCGCGCGCTCGGCGTGCTCCAGGTGGACCAGAAAAAGCGCAACGGCAAGCCCGGCGAGCGCGAGCGCAATGACCGCATCCTCGCCGTCCCCGTCTCCGCCACCCGCGCCGAGCAACTGCAGACGTACCAGCAGCTGTCCAAGCGCGAGCGGGACGAATTGGAGCACTTCTTCCTCGCGGCCGTGCACTTCGCGGACAAGGATGCGCGCATCCTCGGCTGGGAAGGCCCGGAGGGCGCGGAGCGGATGCTGCGGCAGTACGCGCTCACGGAGGGCTGA
- a CDS encoding CHAD domain-containing protein has product MAPPTPIRGLGPDSRLGDAARRILAGRLADVRKPETGVQDGADDESVHDMRVATRRLRAALQVFLSLGGMKKLERDVKRLQDALGDVRDVHVQAAWLEDMAGRVEKEKRGARAGVVELRDARLESLEAKEKRLHAELKRWEKRTVPRLKKKLEALDDEHRFGGRSVRGHLRGRVRRVRKRMETYVDAPDAASAHALRKELKKLRYELEIFQPALRRVMDAMVEVLVPLQDGLGELHDADVRLELFERLAAESKPKGRKAARALLPHVRDERAKHAAEIARELQRWHSEEIPRRLRRMLA; this is encoded by the coding sequence GTGGCACCCCCCACGCCCATCCGGGGACTCGGCCCCGACAGCAGACTGGGAGACGCGGCGAGGCGCATCCTCGCCGGCCGGCTCGCCGACGTGCGCAAGCCGGAGACGGGCGTCCAGGACGGCGCCGACGACGAGTCCGTCCACGACATGCGCGTGGCCACCCGCCGCCTGCGCGCGGCGCTCCAGGTGTTCCTCTCGCTGGGGGGCATGAAGAAGCTGGAGCGCGACGTGAAGCGCCTCCAGGACGCGCTGGGCGACGTGAGGGACGTGCACGTGCAGGCGGCGTGGCTGGAGGACATGGCGGGGCGCGTGGAGAAGGAGAAGCGCGGAGCGCGCGCGGGCGTCGTCGAGCTGCGCGACGCGCGGCTGGAGAGCCTGGAGGCGAAGGAAAAGCGGCTGCACGCGGAGCTGAAGCGCTGGGAGAAGCGGACGGTACCGCGGCTGAAGAAGAAGCTGGAGGCCCTGGACGACGAGCACCGCTTCGGCGGCCGCAGCGTGCGGGGACACCTGCGCGGGCGCGTGCGCCGCGTGCGCAAGCGGATGGAGACGTACGTGGACGCGCCGGACGCGGCGTCCGCGCACGCGCTGCGCAAGGAGCTCAAGAAGCTGCGCTACGAGCTCGAAATCTTCCAGCCCGCCCTCCGCCGGGTGATGGACGCGATGGTGGAGGTGCTGGTGCCGTTGCAGGACGGGCTGGGCGAACTGCACGACGCGGACGTGCGGCTGGAGCTCTTCGAGCGGCTCGCCGCCGAGTCCAAGCCCAAGGGACGCAAGGCCGCGCGGGCGCTGCTGCCCCACGTGCGGGACGAGCGCGCCAAGCACGCGGCGGAGATTGCGCGTGAGCTGCAGCGCTGGCACTCCGAGGAGATTCCCCGGCGGCTGCGCCGCATGCTCGCGTGA